The window CCAACAGGCGGTAGGCGCGCAGGATCTCACGGTCCGTCACCTCGTCGATGAAGCCGCCCGACTCGTCCCGCGCGGCCAGTGCGAACTTCCACGAGGCCGGGTTGCCGATGCGGATCGCGGTGGCGATCGTCGAGGGGTCCTTGACGACCTCGCCGCGCACGATGGGCGCGGAACCGGACGCCTGGAAGCCCCACATGCGCGGGGTCTGCCTGGCGATGCCGTCGGCGGCGTACTCGGTGTACCCCTTCCAGTACGCGGTGATGTTGCCCGCGTTGCCCACCGGGAGGACGTGGATGTCGGGGGCGTCGCCCAGCATGTCCACGATCTCGAAGGCGGCGGTCTTCTGCCCCTCGATACGCACCGGGTTCACCGAATTGACCAGCGCCACCGGGTAGTTGTCGGAGAGGCTGCGCGCCAGCGTGAGGCAGTCGTCGAAGTTGCCGTCGACCTGGAGGATCTTCGCGCCGTGCACGAGCGCCTGGCCCATCTTGCCGAGGGCGATCTTGCCCTGCGGGACGAGAACGGCACAGACCATTCCGGCGCGTACGGCATACGCGGCGGCGGAGGCCGACGTGTTGCCCGTCGAGGCGCAGATGACGGCCTTCGCGCCCTCCTCCTTGGCCCGTGTGATGGCCATGGTCATGCCGCGGTCCTTGAAGGACCCGGTGGGGTTGGCACCCTCGACCTTGAGGTGGACCTCGCAGCCCGTGCGCTCGGAGAGCACCTGCGCCGGCACGAGCGGCGTGCCGCCCTCGCGCAGCGTCACGACCGGCGTGGTGTCGGATACCGGCAGCCGGTCCCGGTACTCCTCGATGATTCCGCGCCACTGGTGGGTCATTGCTCGTTACTCTCCTTCAACCCGCATGATGCTGGCGACACCCCGCACGGTGTCGAGGTTGCGCAACGCCTCGACGGTCCCGTTGAGGGACGCGTCGGACGCGCGGTGCGTGACGACGACGAGAGAGGCCTCGCCGCCCCCGTCCTGTCGGCCTTGCTGCCGAACGGTATCGATCGAGACACCGTGCTCGGCGAAAACGGTCGCAACCTGGGCGAGAACACCCGGTTTGTCCGCCACATCGAGGCTGATGTGATAGCGGGTCACGACCTCGCCCATGGAGCTCACGGGCAGCTGGGTGTACGCCGAGTCGCCGGGACCGGTAGCACCGCTGAGCTTGTTGCGGCAGACCGCGACCAGGTCGCCGAGAACGGCGGAGGCGGTCGGCGCACCGCCGGCGCCCGGCCCGTAGAACATGAGCTGCCCGGCGGCGTCCGACTCGACGAACACGGCGTTGTACGCGCCGCGCACGGAGGCGAGGGGGTGGCTCAGCGGAATCATGGCGGGGTGCACGCGCGCGGTGACCGATCCCCCGTCGGCGGCCCGCTCGCAGATGGCGAGCAGCTTGATGGTGCAGCCCATCCGCTTCGCCGAGGCGAAGTCGGCGGCGGTGACCTCGGTCATGCCCTCGCGGTAGACGTCGTCGAGACGCACGCGTGTATGGAAGGCGATGCCGGCGAGGATGGCGGCCTTGGCGGCGGCGTCGAACCCCTCGACGTCGGCGGTCGGGTCGGCTTCGGCGTACCCGAGCGCGGTGGCCTCGTCGAGAGCCTCCTGGTAGCCGGCCCCCGTCGAGTCCATCTTGTCGAGGATGAAGTTGGTGGTGCCGTTGACGATGCCCAGCACCCGGTTGACCTTGTCGCCGGCGAGGGACTCGCGCAGCGGGCGGATCAGCGGGATGGCACCGGCGACGGCGGCCTCGTAATAGAGGTCCCTGCCCTGCTCCTCGGCGAGTGCGTGCAGCGCGGCACCGTCCTGGGCGAGGAGCGCCTTGTTCGCGGAGACGACGGACGCGCCGTGCTCGAAGGCGGTGGTGATGAGCGTACGGGCGGGCTCGATACCGCCGATGACCTCGACGACGACGTCGATGTCCCCGCCCTTGACGAGCGCGGTGGCGTCGGTGGTGACGAGGGCGGGGTCGATGCCTTCACGCACCTTGGAGGGCCGGCGTACCGCCACACCCGCCAGTTCGACGGGGGCGCCGATGCGCGCGGCGAGATCGTCGGCGTGCGTCGTCATGATGCGCGCCACCTCTGAGCCGACAACCCCACAGCCCAGCAGCGCCACCTTCAGCGGACGCGTACGCATCATCCGACCTCGTTTCCTCATACCGTCACGGTGGGACCAGTCTCACTCACCGGACGGGGGTTTCTATCCCTCGTCCGGATCGTGAGATGTCTATTTCATTTGCACGAGGGCGGCAGACAGGAGATCTTCCGCCCCGCTCAGCATTGTGCCGTCGTTCCTGTCAGCCGACGTCGAGACGCAGGAGGTCCTCCTCCGTCTCGCGGCGGACGATCACGCGCGCCTCGCCGTCGCGGACCGCGACGACCGGCGGGCGCAGGGCGTGGTTGTAGTTGCTCGCCATCGAGCGGCAGTACGCACCGGTGGCCGGCACCGCGATGAGGTCGCCGGGCGCCAGGTCGGAGGGCAGGAAGGCGTCCTTCACGACGATGTCGCCGCTCTCGCAGTGCTTGCCGACGACGCGTACGAGCATGGGTTCGGCGTCGCTCGTACGGGAGACGAGCGCGACGCTGTACTCGGCGTCGTACAGCGCGGTGCGGATGTTGTCGGACATGCCGCCGTCGACGGAGACGTACGTACGCAGTCCTTCGAGGGGCTTGATGGTGCCGACCTCGTAGAGGGTGAAGGCGGTGGGTCCGACGATGGCGCGCCCGGGCTCGACGGAGATCCGGGGCGTGCGCAGCTTGGCGGCCTCGCACTCGCGCGTGACGATCTCGCCGAGCGCCTTGGCGATCTCGTGCGGCTCGCGCGGGTCGTCGTCGCTGGTGTAGGCGATACCGAGGCCACCGCCGAGGTCGATCTCGGGCAGCTCGACACCGTGCTCGTCACGGACGGCGGCGAGGAGGGCCACGACACGGCGCGCGGCGACCTCGAAGCCCGCCATGTCGAAGATCTGCGACCCGATGTGGGAGTGGATGCCGATCAGTTCGAGCCCGTCGAGGGTCAGCGCCCGCCGTACGGCCTCGGCGGCCTGTCCGTCCGCGAGCGCGATGCCGAACTTCTGGTCCTCGTGCGCGGTCGCGATGAACTCGTGCGTGTGGGCCTCGACGCCGACGGTGACACGGATCTGCACGCGCTGCCGCTTGCCGAGCGACTGGGCGATGTGCGCGACGCGCACGATCTCCTGGAACGAGTCGAGGACGATCCGCCCGACACCGCTCTCGATGGCCTGGGTGATCTCGTCCGTCGACTTGTTGTTGCCGTGGAAGGCGATGCGGTCGGCGGGCATCCCGGCGGACAGGGCGGTGGTGAGCTCACCGCCGGAGCACACGTCGAGGTTGAGCCCCTCCTCGTGCAGCCAGCGCACGATGGCGCGGGAGAGGAACGCCTTGCCTGCGTAGAACACGTCGGCGTCGTTCCCGAAGGCGGTACGCCAGGCACGCGCCCGCGCCCGGAAGTCGGTCTCGTCGACGAAGTAGGCGGGCGTACCGAACTCCTCGGCGAGCGCGGCGACGCCGATCCCCCCGACGCTGACCTCACCGGCGTCCGTACGCGTGACGGTCTGCGCCCAGACCTTCGGGTCGAGGGCGTTCAGGTCGGCGGGCGGGGCGGAGTAGTGGCCCTCGGGCCAGACATCGGCGTGACGGGGCCCGGCGGGGTGTGCGGAACGGCTCATGACTGTATGGGCTTTCTCGGAGTTTCTGGAGACATCTAGAGATGTTCTGGGGCGTCGATGCCGAGCAGGGACAGGCCGCCGGCCAGCACCGTCCCGGCGGCTTCGGCGAGCGCGAGCCGGGCACGGTGGGCGGCCGAGGGTTTCTCGTCACCCAGCGGAAGCACGGTGTGCTGGATGCCGAGAATCGCGTCGGCGGTGGTGACGAGATGCCGGGCGAGACGGTCGGGAGCACGGTGGCGGGCGGCGGTGGCGAGGGTGCGGGGGTAAGCGGCGAGGGCGTCGACGAGGTGCGTCATGTCGCCCTGTACGTCGCCGGGGGCGCTGGTGAAGCCGAGGTCGGCGGCGTTGCGGCTGAGGGCCCGGGTGCGGGCGTGGGCGTACCGGACCCTGAAGAGGGGGTTGGTCTCGCGCTGGACGAGGTGCTCCGCGGTGATGCGGGGGTGGTCGTGCGAGGCGGGGTGCAGCAGCGCCCAGCGGGCGGCGTCGCGGCCGAGGGGGATGGGGTCCTGGACGGCCGGCACGGGCCGGACGTTGACCTTGAGGGGCGCCGGCGCGCCGGGCCTGCCGTGGGCGTCGACGCTGACACCGAGGACGGCTTCCCAGGTCGGGTCGGGTTCGTCCTCACAGGACGTACGGACGAGGGCGCCCTGGGAGCGAAGGATCCGGGCGACGGCCTGAGCGGTGACGGCGGCGCGCACTTCACGGGGATGGTGAAGCTGTACGAGGTCTCCGGTGGGCTCGTCGACGAACCCGTACCGCGCGCCGCGCCGCAGTACCTCGGCGACGAGGGCCTGCTCCCCGCCGCCGTCGAGGGTGATGTTGAGGAAGCCGGGCCCGGTGATGTCGACACCGGCCACGCCTTCCGCGCCCGCGAGGTGCGGCCGCAGGATCTCGGCGACCTCCTGCGGCGGGCGGCCGGCGGGGCGGGCCAGCTGCAGGGCGACGTTCGTGGCGTAGTCCCCGCGGCCGCCGGGACCCGGGGGCGCGACCTGGGCCCACTCCGGCACCGGCGCGGCAAGCTCACCCGCGTCCACCGCACAGCGCACTGCACGCAGGACGGTACGGGAGAGCTCGACGGGGGTCACGGGACAAGCGTAGGGGAGGAGGGGGGTGGGTAGGCGAACTGGTTTGGGGGAGGGTCCGGGATGTGGACGGTGGGGGAGGTTGGGCGGGCGCGGGCGCGGGGGCGGGGGCGGGGCGCGTGGGTGGGACGGGGCGGGGCAGTGGACTGGTGGGGGCCGGTGGGGGTTGCTGCGGCGGGTCGCCGAGTCGCTGGAGGTGGGTCGGGGCTGCGGTGTGGGTGGGGTCGGGGCTGCGTCGACATGTCCGTCCTCGATCAGCCGACGGCGCGATGAAGTGGGATCGCGTGGGATGGCATTGCGGGGAACCTGGCGGGGACGCGTCATCCGCTGCGGGCGGACACGTCGCCACGACCCCTGCGGCCGTCGGGCGGCGGCTGGCGCGGCCGTCGGGCGGCTGGCGGCTGGCGGCTGGCGGCTGGCGGCTGGCGGCTGGCGGCTGGCGGCTGGCGGCTGGCGGCTGGCGGCTGGCGGCGAAAGGGTCTCGACCGTCGAGCTTGGCCGTCAAGTTCGGCCGTCGGCTCAGCTGCCGGTGCGGCCGGCGCGCTCGGTCTCGCCGGAGCCGCCGTAGACGGTCTCGGCACTGTCAAAAGACGGGCTGGTGGCCGGAGCCTCCCGCCGCTCCAACAACTGGCGTACGAGCCTGACCAGTTCGGCGGGCTCGAAGGGCTTGGCGAGGAAGGCGTCGACGCCGACGTCGAGGCCGTTCTCGACCTCGTACTGGTTGCAGGCGCTGACGATGGCGAGGGGAAGGTTACGGGTCCGCGGATCGGCGCGGAGCCGGGCGGCGGTACGCAATCCGTCGAGCCGGGGCATGACCACATCGAGGGTGACCACATCGGGCCGGACCTGGTGGATGACGTCCAGACACTCGACACCGTCGGCCGCGGTCACGACCTCGAGACCCTCCAGCTCGAGATTGACCCTGATCAGTTGCCGGATGACCTTGTTGTCGTCCACAACAAGCACCCGACCCGACGCGCCTGGCACAACTCGAGAGTAGGTCGGCACGTGGGGCCGCGTCCGGCTTTTCCCCACTTCCACCCCGCGCGGGCGATCCCGAACCCGCCCGCAACCCGCCCGTCACTCAAGATCGGAACGACCCCCGACACCCCCTCCCCGACCCCCAAAACCCGTTCATGACGACCCCGAAAGAGCTGGTAGGGTTCTACCCGTCGCCGCAACCACAGCGCCCGACACGCCCCCGTAGCTCAGGGGATAGAGCAACGGCCTCCGGAGCCGTGTGCGCAGGTTCGAATCCTGCCGGGGGCACCCTGTATGAGGTGCCCAGAGACCCCGCCATCAGCGCGTAGCTGAGGACGGGGTCTTGGCGTATGTGCAGGCGGATGCCGCCGAAAGCAGCCGTTTGCCAGCGATCACGTTGTAATAGCGTGTTGATCTTGCGGGGCTTCGCGGCAGGTCAGTGACCGTTTCCGGCCTCTTGAGCGTAGCTTCCGACACACCTCCGATACGGCGAAAGCCCCGGATCTCAGAGGCTTTCGTGTGAGTGCCGTGTGAGTCGTTCATCTCGTGCTCCTGGCCGTCGATGCACTTCGCGTGGATCTTGAGCAGCACGTCGACCGAGTGACCCGCGCGAGCGGCCACGTCCGGTGCCGGTACTCCGGAGTTGAGCCACTACGAGACGTCCGCCGACCGTAGGTCGTTCGGCCGGAAAGCGAGCACGGACGAGACCTGTTCCGGCAGGAGCGCCGGCTCTCGCGTCTGCTTCCACATTCGCGAGAACGACGGCATACGGAAAGGCAATTCGAGAGGAGCACCATAGCCGGACTCTTCCTGCACGCGTACCCCAGCCATGCGCGCTGTGAGGGATGATTCGGCAATGGAACCAGCCGTGGTGACAGGCATCGCCGTACTCGGAACACTGCTCGGTTCGGCGCTCACCTACTACTTCCAGAAGCGTCAGGCGGTCTACATCCATGCGATGACCGCCCGCGAACGGCTTCGCGCGGAGAGGATCGGCGCTTACGGTGCGCTCGTCGAGAGCGTGGCAGATCTCCGCGGAGGTCAACTCATCAGGTGGACGACCCGCCGTGAGAGCCCTGCCGACAGTGACGAGTACGCACGAGCGAGGTCCGATTCATGGCGGCTAAGGGCAGCCGCCCGCAGCACCATGTACCGGGTACAGCTGGTCACGGACGATGAGGATTTCGCCCGGCGTGCGCGCGAGTTGGTGGAACTGACCATCCAGATCCTCGACGCCACCGATGCCGAGGATCTCGCCACCCGGGCTCAGCGTTCGGCCGACGAAACGGATGCCTTCATCATTGAGGCGAGGCAGAGGCTGGGCAGGGGCGGTGCGGGCTAGGATGGACGGCCACCCCTCGACGTTACTCCAGGAAAGACGTCGAGTTCCCTCTCGGTTGATACTCGAATACTCCGATTTTGCTTGATCCAAGGGAGTAGGGTGAGAGATATTGCGACCCTCTGCTGTTGAGAACGTCAGCCCGCGCATCGCCGACCGAGCTACATTTTCGCAAGAATTCCTGGACCACGAACTGAGCGGCAACGGCGATTGGCTTCGGCCCGAATGAGCCAATCGCCAGAAGTGACCGCGAACCCTCCTCAGTAGCCTGCACACAAATCCGCGCCACATCGCGCATGTATGCCAGCGCATGGCGCACGGTAAAGACGTAGCGAACCTGCACACCGTGCAATGGCGCGTCCCGGAGTATCGTGTAGTGGTTACGCAGCTTTAGGCGCGATTCCAGCAAGTTGTCCGTATGAACGAAGTTGACCAGATGAATTCCGATCTGGTTCCCCATTCCGTTGTCTCGGACTGATTCAAGCAGGGAAAACGTGTCATGCGTAGTACCTGCCGCGAAGATTACGACTTCAGCGTGGTTGCGCCCGTCAAGCAGGCTACGAAGAGGCAAGCGGCTGAAGTGGCCGACCACTTCGCCCAGAAGCTCTGGACCCGCCGCCTTCGGATAGCTCTCCGACCATGCATAAAGCAACGTGACGTTCTCTACCAGAGGAAACTTGCTGCTCGAATCTCCAGACTTTTCGACTTCTTCTATCAACGCCGAGAGGAGGTTTCGAGGAAAAGCGGAGTAGTCAACGATCAGCTCATCGATTCTCGATATTCCACGCATCAACAGCGCCAATTCGCTGACGAACCTGCCCTGGTCAATCGGATACTCTAGAATCTTGTGCACCACTCTGTCCCGCTGCTCCGATAAATGCAGCGATCGAATCACCTTGCGAACATTCACTGCCTTGATTGCATCCAGGAACGTGGGGCTGTGTCTGCCCTGAAGGGTAAAAATGATCCAGTTAATACGCACGGCACCCGGGTGGGCGTGATACTCGGCTCGAATCATGTCGAGCAGCTCTTCACAACACAGGGTGGACCGCTCCTCAAAATTCGGCGCCAGGATCACCACCAATTGTTTACGAGAGCATTCTCGGATGATGGACCGAACTACACTCAGGTCGCCGACGCGGAGATTTGTCATGAGGCTCCACCTTGGGCCGAGTCGCGTAAAGCGTCCACAATATCTTGGTTGGATTCCAAGTCGATCCACTTGTTCGACGAGGGCTCAGCACTCTGATTCCCAATTCTGGAGTGCACTCGCACGTAGGGGCCCACATATATGTCCTCGGCGGTCGGCTCCGTCGCATACCAGAAGATCGGCAATGAGTCAGTCGGGCAATTGGAGTAGTCAACGAGGGTAAGCCCGCAGGCGCGGTAACCAAACTCCAGGTCATCGCCACTTCGATCACGCATTCGCGCTAGTCTGCTATCCGACTTGATGAAGCGCGCCGAAAACCAGTGACACAGCTCGAGCGCGCTTTCTCTTATCGCAACATCAGCTATCAGAGTTGAGTCGGGGTGGGTAATACTGTGTCGGTCATCGAACAGTACCGCGCAATACCACGCTAGCGCGCCGGCCGGAAGATCCTGGACAATCGCCTGGATCGCATCGACAGCCTTGCTGGTGAGAACCTGGCACAGCACCACTACCTTCGGCGGTTTGAATCCCACTTTTTCGGCAATGCTCCGCGCGATGGCCAACCGCCGCAGATCCGTTTCCAGGGAATGGCCACTCAATGACTTATCAACCAGAATAACCCAATACGGTTTGGCGAACAACGGAACCAGCATGGCTCTCGCCCGGTCTCGTTTAGCCGGATTGAGTAGATCGAGGAGCACATCGGCCAACTTGTCGACGCCCTCGACCCGCTGCAGCCGCTGATTGTCCAACCGCCCCTCGAGCCCATTGACGTGGCAGAACGTTCCAGTCATGGCGCTGGGGTCATTCTCGAAGATATGAATGCTGTCAAGTATTCGTTGACGGGCTCCGACCGAGTCGCAGCCGAGTTCCCTTTCGCAGAGTTCTAGATACAACGCCCTCCAGGCGTCGTTCAGCAAAACCTGTGGAAGGTATACCGTGTTAGCGAAAAGAAAAAGTGCCGCGTGCTTCCATTCCTGAGGTACGTCGCTGAAGTGATCCAGGCAATCAAGGGACTTCCAGATGCGACGCCATACAGGAACGGAAGTTCCTCGATAGGGGGACGAAACCTCCAAGTTGTCCAGCAGGTGCAGTTTCGAGACCACATGCTCGTCAGAAATGGCAGATACGTCAATACTCTCCCAAAAAGGGGCCGAGTAGTCCGAGAACGGGCCATACGAATCGCCATATCGCACCGACTTTACCGCTTTTCCGGTAGAAGCTCGCCCGCTGAAGCACCGCGAACTGCGCGGATGAACGCTGCCAACTTTTCGGGGTCTTGCTTTCCGGTTGAATTCAATAGTCCACTCTGCGTGTCGACTGCGTACGGATTGTATCGACGCACAATCTCGGCAACATTGCCCGCGTCGAGCCCTCCGGCCATGAACACCCGACCCGGGTCGATCACCTCCAGAGCCCGCCGGACGGAATCGGACGAAAGTAGTCGCCCGGTGCCGCCCGCACTGTGGTCAAGGATCACGAAGTCCACCAGGTGCAGGAGTTCGTCGACAAGCCGCCGGTCCAGAGCTGTCGTTGGGTCGACCAGCAGGATGATCCCGGCCGGGGATCCATGCCTGCGTAACTCGTTGTGCAGCTCCACCAGGCCGCTCATCGACCACTGGTGATGCAGCTGCAGCCAATTGATCCTGGTATACGCGAGCGCCCGAGTGATCTGTGCGACGTCCACGACCTTGGTGAGGAGCACCGGACTGATCGCCAAACCGTGCTCCGCCGTCAGCTCCGCGAGCCGCCGGGCTTGCGCCAAGTCCGGGATCTCCAGCGACGTGATCGCATGTAGACCGACGAACTCATACCCCAGTTCGGCCATCAGCTGGATTGAGTCAAATTCCCTCACTCGACACCCCTTGACGAACGTGCCGCGCGTGCTCTCGCTGATGGCGACCTCCGTAGGGCTCGGGGCGACGGGGTTGCATCGGGCGTCGTTTCGAGTACTACGCACCGATACCTAACCCATCCAGGTGTCCGCCAACCCTTCTGTTTCCCTGAAACTCTGCGAGAAAAGCACTGCCGGCAACGGTCCGCTTCTTGGCACACCTGCTGGACGGCTTGGATCTGAAGAACTCGGTGGTGACCACCGACCCTCTGCACACCAAGCATGATCACGGGGCCTGTCCGATCGGCCGCGGCGCTCACTACGTGACTGTCGTGAATAAGAACCGTCACGGCCTGTACGCCCAGGTCAGGAAGCTGCCGTGGCGGGACGTCCCGCTCGGGCACCGCACCCGCGACCACTCCCACCACCGCGAAGAGATCTACCGGCTCAAAGTCGCCGCGTTCAGCCACCTGGACCACGCCAGTGCCCGGCAAGCGATCCAAGTGGTGCGGTAGCAGCGCGACTTGAGCACCGGGAAGCTGGCCATCCAGCACGTCTGCCTGACTACCAGCCTGAGCTTCACAAGGACTCAGCGGATTGCGGATCAAGAGAGTGCCGTCGATTTCAGGGCGGGGTGTCACTCGGCCTCGGCCGCGAAGCGGTCCGTGCCCAGGACTTCAAGGTGCGTTTTTCGTGGCTTTCTGTGTTGGTGCGGCTGTTGTTGTCGTGTTCCTCGGGGGCGTAGCGCTCACGGGCGGCCGGATCGGTGAACCAACGGCAGGTCGCGATGCGGGCGTTGCCCGTGTATTGGGTCTGCTCGCCGAGCAGTGCCATCGCGGACGGGGTCTGCAGCAGCGTCTCGCCCAGCGGGCCTATGACCTGCGCGGTGGTGTCGGTGTCGGACAGGCCGTCCATGACCCGCATCAGGCCGGGGCTCACATGCTGAACGCGTAGGTCGCGGCGGGCCGTTCGGTAACCCGCGAGCAGGAACAGGTGGTCTCGTTCGTCGGGGGTCAGGCGTAGGCTGCGGGCGATCGCCGCGATCATCTGCTCCGACGGTTGCGGGCCGTCGCCGCGTTCCAGGCGGACGAAGTAGTCGGCGGGCATGGTGCACAGTTCCGCCACCTCCTCGCGGCGCAGCCCGGAGCGCGTCGGCGTTGTCCGCGGCGCAGTCCGACGTCCTCCGGTTGCAGTGCCGTCCGACGGGTGCTCAGGAAGGCGCCTAGGGACGAGCGATCGAACGTATGGCCCATGGTCCTCATCGTTGGCCATCCCGCGCGGCTTGGCCACGACCTGCCATTCAGTGGTTCCGCATGTCCTTCCAGTGCCCGTGGTGCGGCGAGTTCACTGGCGATGCGATCACCGGTCGCCTCGTACCCATAACCGCCAGCCCATGGCGGCCAACACCCATTGCGGCCAACCCACGACAGCCAGACCACAACCGCTGAACCGCAACCGCCGAACCACGGGTCACGGGTCACGGGTCACGGGTCACGGAGCCAAGACCCAGTCGAAGCTCGCAGTCGTCCTGTCTCACTGGAGCTGCAGCGCCAGTTGACCGTCGCAGGCAGCCCCGTTCGTTCGGTGCTTGCCAGCCCCGGTATCGCCCGCACCTCGCCGACAGCCCAGTCCCGGTCGAACGTCATCAACCGGTTTGCGTTCCTCACCAATGACCCGGAGCGTGGCGCGCTGTCGCTGCCGTACGCCGCCACCGAAGACGTCCCCGGCAACTCCTACGTCGGGCCCGACGACGGCCTGGGCGGCTTCCGGGGGTCCCCGGCCATCCGTCGGCCGGGCAAGGCCGGCCTCGATCACGCCCTGGCCGGTCGGTTGCGGGACGCCACCGCCGAGCTCGTCGGCGCGGCGGTCACCCGATGAACCACCCCGAGACGTACCCGAAGGCTCACCCGGCGGCCCACCTGAAGACCTGCCTGGAGGCCGCCCACCACGCCGAGATCTACGTCCCGCACGGCCACCCGGAACAGACCGTCGACCTCTGCGAGGTCCGGATGAACTACGCCGGCGCCCGTGATCCCGAACTCCCGGCCATGCTGCTCGTCCCGGCGCAGACCGAGTCCTGGTGGGGCTATGAGGACGCACCCGCCCGAGCGACCGCACCCGGCGAGGACGAAAAGAACAACAAGACCGACGAGGCCGACCAAGGCCCGGATCAGGTCTGCTGGTCGTACACGAGGTCGGTATACCGTCCGGACGCGATGGCCTCCCGTGTGCCCACGATCAGGTTCATGGTGCATACGTCGTAGTCGATCGCCTGGCCGGCCAGCTGTGCGAAGAGTACGAGATCGCCCTCGTCCGGTGCCATGTCCCACGGGTCGGAGAACCCGCCCAGCTGCACGCAGACGCCG is drawn from Streptomyces liliifuscus and contains these coding sequences:
- a CDS encoding SDR family NAD(P)-dependent oxidoreductase, yielding MLASPGIARTSPTAQSRSNVINRFAFLTNDPERGALSLPYAATEDVPGNSYVGPDDGLGGFRGSPAIRRPGKAGLDHALAGRLRDATAELVGAAVTR
- the lysA gene encoding diaminopimelate decarboxylase, which produces MSRSAHPAGPRHADVWPEGHYSAPPADLNALDPKVWAQTVTRTDAGEVSVGGIGVAALAEEFGTPAYFVDETDFRARARAWRTAFGNDADVFYAGKAFLSRAIVRWLHEEGLNLDVCSGGELTTALSAGMPADRIAFHGNNKSTDEITQAIESGVGRIVLDSFQEIVRVAHIAQSLGKRQRVQIRVTVGVEAHTHEFIATAHEDQKFGIALADGQAAEAVRRALTLDGLELIGIHSHIGSQIFDMAGFEVAARRVVALLAAVRDEHGVELPEIDLGGGLGIAYTSDDDPREPHEIAKALGEIVTRECEAAKLRTPRISVEPGRAIVGPTAFTLYEVGTIKPLEGLRTYVSVDGGMSDNIRTALYDAEYSVALVSRTSDAEPMLVRVVGKHCESGDIVVKDAFLPSDLAPGDLIAVPATGAYCRSMASNYNHALRPPVVAVRDGEARVIVRRETEEDLLRLDVG
- the thrC gene encoding threonine synthase, with protein sequence MTHQWRGIIEEYRDRLPVSDTTPVVTLREGGTPLVPAQVLSERTGCEVHLKVEGANPTGSFKDRGMTMAITRAKEEGAKAVICASTGNTSASAAAYAVRAGMVCAVLVPQGKIALGKMGQALVHGAKILQVDGNFDDCLTLARSLSDNYPVALVNSVNPVRIEGQKTAAFEIVDMLGDAPDIHVLPVGNAGNITAYWKGYTEYAADGIARQTPRMWGFQASGSAPIVRGEVVKDPSTIATAIRIGNPASWKFALAARDESGGFIDEVTDREILRAYRLLAAQEGVFVEPASAASVAGLLKAAEQGKVDPGQRIVCTVTGNGLKDPDWAVAGAPQPVTVPVDAATAAERLGLA
- a CDS encoding homoserine dehydrogenase — protein: MRTRPLKVALLGCGVVGSEVARIMTTHADDLAARIGAPVELAGVAVRRPSKVREGIDPALVTTDATALVKGGDIDVVVEVIGGIEPARTLITTAFEHGASVVSANKALLAQDGAALHALAEEQGRDLYYEAAVAGAIPLIRPLRESLAGDKVNRVLGIVNGTTNFILDKMDSTGAGYQEALDEATALGYAEADPTADVEGFDAAAKAAILAGIAFHTRVRLDDVYREGMTEVTAADFASAKRMGCTIKLLAICERAADGGSVTARVHPAMIPLSHPLASVRGAYNAVFVESDAAGQLMFYGPGAGGAPTASAVLGDLVAVCRNKLSGATGPGDSAYTQLPVSSMGEVVTRYHISLDVADKPGVLAQVATVFAEHGVSIDTVRQQGRQDGGGEASLVVVTHRASDASLNGTVEALRNLDTVRGVASIMRVEGE
- a CDS encoding phosphoribosyltransferase-like protein, with protein sequence MRYGDSYGPFSDYSAPFWESIDVSAISDEHVVSKLHLLDNLEVSSPYRGTSVPVWRRIWKSLDCLDHFSDVPQEWKHAALFLFANTVYLPQVLLNDAWRALYLELCERELGCDSVGARQRILDSIHIFENDPSAMTGTFCHVNGLEGRLDNQRLQRVEGVDKLADVLLDLLNPAKRDRARAMLVPLFAKPYWVILVDKSLSGHSLETDLRRLAIARSIAEKVGFKPPKVVVLCQVLTSKAVDAIQAIVQDLPAGALAWYCAVLFDDRHSITHPDSTLIADVAIRESALELCHWFSARFIKSDSRLARMRDRSGDDLEFGYRACGLTLVDYSNCPTDSLPIFWYATEPTAEDIYVGPYVRVHSRIGNQSAEPSSNKWIDLESNQDIVDALRDSAQGGAS
- a CDS encoding phosphoribosylanthranilate isomerase — translated: MAELGYEFVGLHAITSLEIPDLAQARRLAELTAEHGLAISPVLLTKVVDVAQITRALAYTRINWLQLHHQWSMSGLVELHNELRRHGSPAGIILLVDPTTALDRRLVDELLHLVDFVILDHSAGGTGRLLSSDSVRRALEVIDPGRVFMAGGLDAGNVAEIVRRYNPYAVDTQSGLLNSTGKQDPEKLAAFIRAVRGASAGELLPEKR
- the nrtL gene encoding ArgS-related anticodon-binding protein NrtL, producing MTPVELSRTVLRAVRCAVDAGELAAPVPEWAQVAPPGPGGRGDYATNVALQLARPAGRPPQEVAEILRPHLAGAEGVAGVDITGPGFLNITLDGGGEQALVAEVLRRGARYGFVDEPTGDLVQLHHPREVRAAVTAQAVARILRSQGALVRTSCEDEPDPTWEAVLGVSVDAHGRPGAPAPLKVNVRPVPAVQDPIPLGRDAARWALLHPASHDHPRITAEHLVQRETNPLFRVRYAHARTRALSRNAADLGFTSAPGDVQGDMTHLVDALAAYPRTLATAARHRAPDRLARHLVTTADAILGIQHTVLPLGDEKPSAAHRARLALAEAAGTVLAGGLSLLGIDAPEHL
- a CDS encoding response regulator, whose protein sequence is MEVGKSRTRPHVPTYSRVVPGASGRVLVVDDNKVIRQLIRVNLELEGLEVVTAADGVECLDVIHQVRPDVVTLDVVMPRLDGLRTAARLRADPRTRNLPLAIVSACNQYEVENGLDVGVDAFLAKPFEPAELVRLVRQLLERREAPATSPSFDSAETVYGGSGETERAGRTGS